Below is a genomic region from uncultured Sunxiuqinia sp..
CATAGGTGTTATAATAGTTCCCAAAACAACAAGTATTCCTATCATACCAAGCATTCGGTAATAAAACTCATTCTCGCTAAATTCATTTATTGTCGAATAAATTAGCATTAGGCAAATAACAGAAATAAGGGAAATTGTCACAGTCATTAATAGTTTTACTTTTTCGATGTTTGTTTTTATTTGCAGCAATAATGACGCATGAGCAGTTCCAACGGTCAGGATTATTAAAATGGCTATTGTTTTCCATAAATTTTCAAAGTCGAAGATTTCCCAGATAGCCATAATTGTCGATATAAAACCAATGATTGAAATGAGTATTCCGTAAATAGAAAAAGCTTTTAAGTCTTTGCGATTATAAATTATAGAACTGCAAAGCCCTGTTAGGCTATATCCGCCAATTGATAATGTTGTCAGAAGAAGTTGAATTTCGATTTCTCCGAAGTCTCCAAATAGAAAAATAATAATTCCAATCAAAGCACTGATTGAAAGAGCTACAATCAAAGTAATAATGAAGTATTTTTTATAATTCAAATTTTCCATTCTTTGTTTTCAAAATGTCTAGTCCTAGAATACGGCTACAGGTTAAACATTAATTTTAAGCTACATTTTTAAACACTGCGTTTGGTGTTTTATACCCTAAAGATAAATGAAGCCTTTTATTATTATATAGTTTAATAGCATTTTTTGTAGCACGTTTTGCATGGCTGGTTGAAAAGAAGCACTGGTCGAGATAGAACTCATCTTTTAAAATACCGTTAACTCTTTCAGCAACTGCGTTTTCATAACAATGATTTTCTTCTGTCATACTTATGTTTATTCCTTTTCTTTTTAACTCATTTACATACATATGGCTGCAATACTGCACCCCTCTGTCGGAGTGATGTATAAGTCCGGCCGCTGGTCTTGTATGCCACAGGGCCTTTTTGAGGGCCCGTAGGCATCCCGACAGCTCCAGGCTATCGCTGATGTCGTGTCCGATTATTTTCCGTGAATACAAGTCTGTAATCAGCGCTAAATAACAAAAGCCTTTTACGGTTCTGATGTATGTAATATCAGAAACCCATACTTGGTTTGGTTTTGTGATTTCCAACTCCTTGATAAGATTGTTGTATTTATGGAAATGGTGATATGAATTGGTTGTTTTAGCATACGCCCTTTTCCGTTTCACCAGCATATTATTCGCTCTGAGTATATTAAACAGAGAGTCCCTGCCAAGTTTAATCTGTTTGGCCTCAAAAGAGGGTTGTAGTGTTTCGTGTAGCTTACGTACGCCCACTCTGGGTTGCTCTTTGCGTTCTTCCTTTACAAGCTGTATTACTTGCGATTCAAGCGACTTGCAACGTTCCCAACGCTTAATGTATTTATAGAATGCATCGCGTTTTAGGTGGAATAGGGCACATACCTCCGACATGCTTGCTATACCCGTTTGTTTTGTTTTTGAGGAAGCTTTCATCAGGGCTTGATGTTTAAGTTTTTTTTTAGTTCCTCAACACTTTTGTAGCCTAAGTTTTCGGCAGCCACTTCCAAATAAGAATCTTGTACGAGCTTGTCTAAATCCTTTTTAATCAAGAGTTTTTTTAGCTGCTCGATTTCTTTTTGAAGTTCTTTTAAGCGGCTGATTTCATCTTTTGTTTGTACCATAATACGCGTATTCATTAAATCTTTGCGGTCATACTTTCGTATCCATTCATTGATTGTACTTGACTGTATCCCGTAAATCCGGGATAATTGTCTTTTTGAGTATTTACCCGTGCTAAGTTCGGCTAAAATTTTGAGTTTAAAACTCTCGCTGTAACGCCGTGTTACTCCATCATTTTTATACATATCTACTTTTTTAGTGTAGACATATTTTAGGACGACACAAACTGAACGCTAACGGTTGATGGTATGGTGTCGTGCGGGAGTTCGAAGCTACTTTCTTATCAGTTTACACTGACCTTTTTTACAAGCTATAAACACTCGTAAACCACTGAAACCCGCATGCACTATACCATGTGTTGGCAAATCGTGCTTTATTCTAATATTTTTTTCATCCAATTATTAATCTTTAAAATCATCACACCATATAAAGAAGCAATCCACCCGTTCAATAAGGTCAAAGCTATAATTAGTGTCTTGTTGCAGATAAAATAATAAATCGGTATACAAATAATTACTGATATAATTAATCCTAATAGAGTACTTGTCAACTGTGAAACACCCAATAATTTTATCGGCTCGATATAATATTTAAGTTTCACTCCTTTATGTTCGGAGGTAACAAAAAGTATTGGTCTCTGGTTATTAAAATTAGTTGTTAATAAAGTTATCTCAATGGTATCTCCACGATTTATAATTGGTATTTTATAATCACGTCGGGTGTAAATATAATTTGCATTATCAGGATTGTTTTGTTCAATTATATTTGCATAAGTATCCGTAAACTCAAGTTCTTTGATGCTATTAGTATTTCTACCGTGCGAAACCAAAATTAAACTTTGATTATCACAAGAAATATTTAATTCTAAATCATTTAAATCCTTACCTGTCTCATTTTTTAAAATAACATTAGAAGCGTAAAGATTTTTTAATTCGTTTTGATTATACAAAAGTTTCACCGAACCAAACTTTACATCTTCAATCGAGGAGCCGATATAATTATGCCAAATCGAATATTTTAATTTCGTTATCCTATTTATATATCTGTCCCAAATATGTTTGATTACAATCCCTATAATCAAAGTTATTGTGCCTATCAATATTTTTTCAGCAAAGTCTGTCATATGTAAAGTGTTTTTTCAGCATGTTTGCCAACTAGTGAGTATCAACACTGGTGTTGTTATTTCTCTTTTATCAATTTTTAAGGTACTGTTATCACTCCATAATGGGGGGATAACAACACCTATTATGTTGAATCATTAAAAATGTCATCCAACGGATTTCTAATGCCTTCGACAAAACGTTTCGAGACATGGGTGTAAATCTCCGTCGTAATTGTTCATTGAGAATCCATACCGTATTGTTATACAGCAGTACAAGATAGCTAACTTTACAGAATAATTAATTTTGATAGCGACAATTTATTTTCATTCAAAATAAGGTCTATTTAACACCCTAGGAGGGTACTTTAAAACCGAACTCGCTGAGTTCAATTAGCATTCATTCACCTAGGAGATGCGCAAGTTCAGTAAAAAGATAAACGAAAGCGGTTTTTAGCCGAACTTCATCTAAGCAAAGTTGGGAATATTGTGTCGTGTGACAGTGAAACAAAATCACGCGAAAAGATTTGCTCGGGAGCTGGAGGTTCAGGAGGTGGACTGGTCATTGTTTTACTTGCAATAGTCGTTGTTGCAGCAAGAAACGAGTCAGAAGCCCGCGCGAAAGGGGGCTACTGCTTCAACCATTTTTTCTTTTTGAAGTAGATAAAAGGCAACAGGGCCGATAGGATCATAGCCACCAAAGCGATTGGATAGCCATAAGCCAATTCAAGTTCAGGCATCGTTTCAAAGTTCATTCCGTAGACACCTGCTATAAAGGTTGGTAGAGAAATACACACGGTAACCACTGTGAGCATTTTAAAAATATGGTTTTGCTCTAAATCAATCTTATTCGATACGTTTTCTTTTAAATCGTCCAGGCGCTCGAAATTAAAATGGACATAGTCGGAAACAGCCGACAAGTCGTTTAATTCAACAGAAACACGCTCTTTTATTCCGGTTGTTTGTTCCCAATTACTCTTCATATACAATGTGAAAATCCTGGAGGTTTCCAACAGTGCTTCTTTAATTAAGAGGTTATTGAAATTGTAGGTTGTAATGACATCCAGCTCTTCCTTCGAAAACTCTTTTTCGATTAAAATTCTGCTTGCAAGCGTTTTAATTTTTTTCGATTGATGTTCAGTAATATCTGCAAAATAGTCTGAAATGAACTCAAACTGGAATTTAAAGATATGTTCACTATCCGATGATTCATGGATAGATCTGATCTTGTTGGAATAAGCTTCGTTAAAAACCGTATCCAGCTTGCAACTTGAAAACAGGAAAACGCCATCCTTTGTGACAATGATAAAAACAGGCTCTTCAACCATTATCTTTTCACGATCCAGATAGGGTATGGAAAAATGGAATGAAGCTTGGTTGGTAGTTTCCAAAAAGTGAGAGCTAATTTCAATGTCTTCATAATTTTTCATGATTGTGAAGTCGAGCCCATAACTCTCCGACAACCAATCCAATTCAGCATCCGTGGAATCATGAAACTGCATTAAATGAAAGTCGAGCTTGGAAGACGAAATGTCGCTAGCGGCTTGAAAAGTCAAACATTCCTTATTTTTTAATAATATTTCTATCATAGTTGTTCGCTTTGAGTGGAGGACAGCGGATGAATTGCGGACAGACAGCCAGGTAAAAATCCAAGCCATTAAAGATACCGCGATAGCCAAACCATCTTCCCTTCGGTTTAGTGTCTGTTGAGACCCGATATGAATGAGCTAACAATTTACAGAGTATAACGGTCAAATCAAACCAACATCTGAACCTTTTACTTCAGCCAAAAATCAAGTAATAATTCTCACACGCTAAGTCTTAATTTGCTTCTTCTTCAATGCTTTTGAGTAAGCTATCAAACGGGTCAATGAATTTTTCGATACCTTCTTTCACCAGTTGATTTGTGATTTCATTTAAATTGAGTTCAATTTTTTCAAGATCACTAAAAACGCTTAAGGCCTTTTTAACATCCTCGGTGACAGTATTGGGTAGAACTTTACCATCATACTTAAATGCTTCGATGGTTTCGGCGGGCATTGTATTTACAGTGAACGGACCTACAAGTGGCTCTACATATCGGGTGTCACTGTATCCCTCCGTTTTATTGCTGGTACTTGCCCAAAGCGGACGCTGCACACAAGCGCCTTTTGAGGCCAGTTTCTCCCAGCGGTCGCCACTGAATGTATTCAAAAAACTTTGGTATGCAATTTTGGCGCTTGAAATAGCCGTTTCACCCAGCAGATTTTCTGCTAATATTTTTTTGTCACCGTGTGACTTGGGAATAATATCATCCAACAGTATTTTATCGGTGAGCACATCAATCCGGCTTAGGAAGAAACTGGCTACCGATGCTATTTTATCAATGGGTTTGCCTTCTTCGGCCAGACGTTCCAGAGCTTTTAAATAAGCTTCGGAAACGGTTTCATAGCTTTCAATGGAAAAAAGCAGCGTAACATTGATGTTAATCCCTTCGTACAACATTTCTTCAATAGCCGGAATTCCTTCCGGCGTTCCGGGTATCTTAATCATACAGTTTGGCCGGTCAACCGATTTATACAGTCGTCGGGCTTCGGCCTTGGTTTTTTCGGTTTCCTTTGCCAAATAAGGCGAAACTTCTAAACTCACGAAACCATCTTCGCCGTTTGATGCATCGAACACGGGGCGCAACAGATCACAGGCTTTCTGAATATCCTGGATGGCCAGTGCTTCGTAAATTTCTTCCGGTTTTTTTCCTTTTCCAGCCAAGTCTTTTATCTGGTCGTCATACAAATGACCACTGGAAATCGCTTTATTAAAAATACTCGGATTCGAAGTAATTCCTCTCAAACCTTCATTTTTGATTCTGTTTTCCAGTTCTCCGTTTGTAATTATTTCCCTCGATAAGTTGTCAAGCCAGTAGCTTTGTCCATATTCCAATAGTTTATCAAATTTTTCCATAGCTATATTTTATTTTACGTTTTCTGATTGAATTGTTCTCTTTCTTCGGCACGGCAAGCCTACGTTTATGATTTACTTTGTTCTATTGATCTTTTTACATGATCAATCACATTGTCAACCGTAAAGCCATAGTGTTTGAAGTTCTCCTGATAAGGAGCACTTGAACCGAAACGTTCCACCGATACCACGGTGCCACGGTCCCCGACCCATTCTTTCCAGCCGAGTGAAGCTCCTGCTTCTACTGCTGTTCTCGCTTTCACGTTGGGCGGAAATACTTCATTGCGGTAGGCTTCGTCCTGCTCCTTAAATAGTTCCCAGCAAGGCATGCTCACTACCCGCGAGTCAATATTCATATCGCGCATTTTTTCCTGCACCTCCAGTGCCAGAGAAACTTCGGAACCTGTCGCCATAAGAACGGCATCAGGCGTATCGCCTTTTTCGTTAGAAAGGATGTAAGCACCTTTCATTACACCTTGAGCCGAGGCATATTTGCTCCGGTCCACAATCGGAACATTCTGCCGTGTTAGCACCATCATCGAGGGACCTTCTTTTCGCTGTAACACGGCTCGCCAGGTGTAAGCTACTTCGTTGGCATCGGCCGGACGAAAAACAAAAATGTTGGGCATGGCTCTAAACGAAGCCAAGTGCTCCACGGGTTGGTGAGTGGGGCCATCGCCTCCCAGACCAATGGAATCGTGGGTGAGCACATAAAAGGTTGGCAGTTCCATCAATGCTGCCAGCCGGATCGCCGGGCGGGCATAATCGGAAAAGATGAAGAATGTAGACGCAAAAGCCCGAAGTCCTCCATGAAGTGTCATTCCTGAAGTGGCCGCTGCCATTCCGTGTTCTCTGACTCCCCAGGCGATATTTCGGTTCTGGTAGTTTCCTTTGCCAAAATACCCCGATTCTTCCATCAATGTTTTTGTTGAAGCTGCCAGGTCAGCACTTCCTCCCAACAGGTAAGGAACCTTCTTAGCAAATGAATTAATGATTTTTGCCGATGCTTTACGCGTTGCCACAGGGCCGTCATCGGGCTTAAATTCTGGAATATCTTTATCCCAGTCTTTATCGAGTTCAAGCGCTTTCCCTTGTTCCAGCAAGGCATGTAAGTCCGGGTGTTTTTGCTGGTACTGGTCGTACATCGCCTGCCATTTTTTTTCAAGCTCCTCGCCTCTGTCAATGGCTTTCTGCATGTGCGTTTCCACTTCCTCCGGAACATAAAAGGATTTGTCCTCGGGCCAACCATAGGCTTTTTTGGTTGCTTTTACTTCGTCTTCACCCAGCGCCGAACCGTGTGCTGCTGCCGTATCCTGTGCGTTGGGTGCGCCATAAGCAATGTGGGTGCGTAAGATTATCAGCGAGGGTTTATCTTTTTCCTGTTGAGCGGCCTCGTAAGCCTTGGTAATTTTTTCGGTATCGTTGGCACTTTCACCTAAATCCTGCACGTGCCAGTGGTATCCCTCGAATCGTTTTTTCACATCATCGCTGTAGGTTACTTCGGTGTCCCCGTCAATGCTGATGTGGTTGTCGTCGTATAAGAAGATAAGTTTTCCCAATCCAAAATGACCGGCCAGTGAAGCGGCTTCACTTGAAGCTCCCTCCATCAGGTCTCCGTCGCTACAAAAACCACATACGTAATGATCAACGATCGGGGAGTCGGGTTTATTAAATCGTGAAGCAAGGTGTGCTTCTGCCATGGCCATTCCCAAAGCAGTCATAAATCCCTGTCCCAGTGGTCCTGTTGTTGTTTCAATGCCTTCGGTTAATCCGTATTCGGGGTGACCGGGGGTTTTGCTGCCCCACTGCCGGAGATCTTTCAGATCATTCAGCGTTAACGGATAGCCGGTTAGATGCAACATAGCATATTGAATAATGGACGCGTGACCACTCGATAACACAAACCGATCACGGTTAAACCAATTCGGGTTTTTAGGATTGTACTTCATGATATTGTTCCA
It encodes:
- a CDS encoding IS3 family transposase, with the protein product MKASSKTKQTGIASMSEVCALFHLKRDAFYKYIKRWERCKSLESQVIQLVKEERKEQPRVGVRKLHETLQPSFEAKQIKLGRDSLFNILRANNMLVKRKRAYAKTTNSYHHFHKYNNLIKELEITKPNQVWVSDITYIRTVKGFCYLALITDLYSRKIIGHDISDSLELSGCLRALKKALWHTRPAAGLIHHSDRGVQYCSHMYVNELKRKGINISMTEENHCYENAVAERVNGILKDEFYLDQCFFSTSHAKRATKNAIKLYNNKRLHLSLGYKTPNAVFKNVA
- a CDS encoding transposase: MYKNDGVTRRYSESFKLKILAELSTGKYSKRQLSRIYGIQSSTINEWIRKYDRKDLMNTRIMVQTKDEISRLKELQKEIEQLKKLLIKKDLDKLVQDSYLEVAAENLGYKSVEELKKNLNIKP
- a CDS encoding CorA family divalent cation transporter, translated to MIEILLKNKECLTFQAASDISSSKLDFHLMQFHDSTDAELDWLSESYGLDFTIMKNYEDIEISSHFLETTNQASFHFSIPYLDREKIMVEEPVFIIVTKDGVFLFSSCKLDTVFNEAYSNKIRSIHESSDSEHIFKFQFEFISDYFADITEHQSKKIKTLASRILIEKEFSKEELDVITTYNFNNLLIKEALLETSRIFTLYMKSNWEQTTGIKERVSVELNDLSAVSDYVHFNFERLDDLKENVSNKIDLEQNHIFKMLTVVTVCISLPTFIAGVYGMNFETMPELELAYGYPIALVAMILSALLPFIYFKKKKWLKQ
- the tal gene encoding transaldolase, giving the protein MEKFDKLLEYGQSYWLDNLSREIITNGELENRIKNEGLRGITSNPSIFNKAISSGHLYDDQIKDLAGKGKKPEEIYEALAIQDIQKACDLLRPVFDASNGEDGFVSLEVSPYLAKETEKTKAEARRLYKSVDRPNCMIKIPGTPEGIPAIEEMLYEGININVTLLFSIESYETVSEAYLKALERLAEEGKPIDKIASVASFFLSRIDVLTDKILLDDIIPKSHGDKKILAENLLGETAISSAKIAYQSFLNTFSGDRWEKLASKGACVQRPLWASTSNKTEGYSDTRYVEPLVGPFTVNTMPAETIEAFKYDGKVLPNTVTEDVKKALSVFSDLEKIELNLNEITNQLVKEGIEKFIDPFDSLLKSIEEEAN
- the tkt gene encoding transketolase, with translation MKKENIETRSINTIRTLAMDAVQKAGSGHPGTAMSLAPAAYVLWNNIMKYNPKNPNWFNRDRFVLSSGHASIIQYAMLHLTGYPLTLNDLKDLRQWGSKTPGHPEYGLTEGIETTTGPLGQGFMTALGMAMAEAHLASRFNKPDSPIVDHYVCGFCSDGDLMEGASSEAASLAGHFGLGKLIFLYDDNHISIDGDTEVTYSDDVKKRFEGYHWHVQDLGESANDTEKITKAYEAAQQEKDKPSLIILRTHIAYGAPNAQDTAAAHGSALGEDEVKATKKAYGWPEDKSFYVPEEVETHMQKAIDRGEELEKKWQAMYDQYQQKHPDLHALLEQGKALELDKDWDKDIPEFKPDDGPVATRKASAKIINSFAKKVPYLLGGSADLAASTKTLMEESGYFGKGNYQNRNIAWGVREHGMAAATSGMTLHGGLRAFASTFFIFSDYARPAIRLAALMELPTFYVLTHDSIGLGGDGPTHQPVEHLASFRAMPNIFVFRPADANEVAYTWRAVLQRKEGPSMMVLTRQNVPIVDRSKYASAQGVMKGAYILSNEKGDTPDAVLMATGSEVSLALEVQEKMRDMNIDSRVVSMPCWELFKEQDEAYRNEVFPPNVKARTAVEAGASLGWKEWVGDRGTVVSVERFGSSAPYQENFKHYGFTVDNVIDHVKRSIEQSKS